In Streptomyces seoulensis, the following are encoded in one genomic region:
- a CDS encoding YraN family protein translates to MDKARSGLGRYGEDLAARRLTEAGMSILERNWRCGRSGEIDIVAWDGGTLVVCEVKTRRGGEFQHPMAAVTPEKARRLLDLAERWAHTHGGAPPDGVRVDLVGVLLPRRGAPTVEHARGVA, encoded by the coding sequence ATGGACAAGGCACGCAGTGGACTGGGCAGGTACGGCGAGGATCTGGCCGCGCGGCGGCTGACCGAGGCCGGGATGAGCATCCTGGAGCGCAACTGGCGCTGCGGACGCTCGGGAGAGATCGACATCGTGGCGTGGGACGGCGGCACGCTGGTCGTCTGCGAGGTGAAGACCCGGCGGGGCGGGGAGTTCCAGCACCCGATGGCCGCCGTCACGCCCGAGAAGGCCCGGCGGCTGCTGGACCTGGCCGAGCGATGGGCGCATACGCACGGCGGAGCGCCGCCGGACGGGGTCCGGGTCGATCTGGTCGGGGTGCTGCTGCCCCGGCGCGGGGCGCCCACCGTGGAGCATGCGCGGGGGGTGGCCTAG
- a CDS encoding methyltransferase domain-containing protein has translation MTPTLVREHLAHAGSAPPRVNPRKRARDWSEIQERMLLPLHETVHERLEVGPGTRLLGLACGSGLALLLAAAKGAAVTGVDSRPEHLALARERLDPDGPLDARLVQGDSPADAADDDSSPYTLVTAYETVGALDDSGDLGDTLAAALPLAARGAAVVLAGWGPPERCATSTVLRVAAKLAEPLRGAWRPARRDDLEEVARGAGLRPDGSGRVACPFGYADTDSAVRGLVSTGLFDAAIAATDRKQVGKELTESLHPYRRPDGTVWMPNVFRYLIARVP, from the coding sequence ATGACACCTACGCTCGTGCGGGAGCACCTGGCCCACGCGGGTTCCGCACCACCCCGCGTGAACCCCCGCAAACGCGCGCGCGACTGGTCGGAGATCCAGGAGCGGATGCTTCTGCCGCTCCACGAGACCGTCCACGAGCGCCTCGAAGTGGGACCGGGCACCCGCCTGCTGGGCCTGGCCTGCGGCTCCGGGCTCGCCCTGCTGCTGGCGGCGGCCAAGGGCGCGGCCGTCACCGGCGTCGACTCCCGCCCCGAACACCTCGCCCTCGCCCGGGAACGCCTTGACCCGGACGGACCCCTGGACGCCCGGCTCGTGCAGGGGGACTCCCCCGCCGACGCGGCCGACGACGACTCATCCCCGTACACCCTCGTGACCGCCTACGAGACGGTCGGCGCCCTCGACGACTCCGGTGACCTCGGTGACACCCTCGCCGCCGCGCTGCCGCTGGCCGCGCGCGGGGCCGCCGTGGTGCTGGCCGGCTGGGGCCCGCCCGAGCGGTGCGCCACCTCCACCGTGCTCCGGGTCGCCGCCAAGCTGGCCGAACCGCTGCGCGGCGCCTGGCGCCCGGCCCGCCGGGACGACTTGGAGGAGGTCGCCCGGGGCGCGGGGCTGCGGCCCGACGGCTCCGGCCGGGTGGCCTGCCCCTTCGGCTACGCCGACACCGACAGCGCGGTACGCGGGCTGGTGTCGACCGGGCTGTTCGACGCGGCGATCGCGGCGACCGACCGCAAGCAGGTCGGCAAGGAACTGACCGAGTCCCTGCACCCCTACCGGCGCCCGGACGGCACGGTCTGGATGCCGAACGTCTTCCGCTACCTGATCGCCCGCGTGCCCTAG
- the trmD gene encoding tRNA (guanosine(37)-N1)-methyltransferase TrmD, whose product MRLDVVTIFPEYLEPLNVSLVGKARARGRLDVNVHDLRSWTYDRHNTVDDTPYGGGPGMVMKTEPWGDALDSALADGYEVGAHSPALIVPTPSGRPFTQELAVELSERPWLVFTPARYEGIDRRVMDEYATRMPVYEVSIGDYVLAGGEAAVLVITEAVARLLPGVLGNAESHRDDSFAPGAMANLLEGPVYTKPPEWRGHGIPDVLLSGHHGKIARWRRDEAMRRTTANRPDLIERCDPATLDKKDREMLSILGWSPDPEGHSSGRFWRRSEGVEQ is encoded by the coding sequence ATGAGGCTCGACGTCGTCACGATCTTCCCGGAGTACCTGGAACCGCTGAACGTCTCCCTGGTCGGCAAGGCCCGCGCGCGCGGCCGGCTCGACGTGAACGTCCACGACCTGCGCTCCTGGACCTACGACCGGCACAACACGGTCGACGACACCCCCTACGGCGGCGGCCCCGGCATGGTCATGAAGACCGAGCCCTGGGGCGACGCCCTGGACAGCGCGCTGGCGGACGGCTACGAGGTGGGCGCGCACAGCCCCGCCCTGATCGTGCCGACCCCGAGCGGCCGTCCCTTCACCCAGGAACTCGCCGTCGAGCTGTCGGAACGCCCCTGGCTGGTCTTCACCCCGGCCCGCTACGAGGGCATCGACCGCCGGGTCATGGACGAGTACGCGACCCGGATGCCGGTCTACGAGGTGTCCATCGGGGACTACGTCCTCGCGGGCGGCGAGGCGGCCGTCCTGGTGATCACCGAGGCGGTGGCGCGGCTGCTGCCCGGCGTGCTCGGCAACGCCGAGTCGCACCGGGACGACTCCTTCGCGCCCGGCGCGATGGCCAACCTCCTGGAGGGCCCGGTCTACACCAAGCCGCCCGAGTGGCGGGGCCACGGCATCCCGGACGTGCTGCTCAGCGGCCACCATGGCAAGATCGCCCGCTGGCGGCGGGACGAGGCGATGCGCCGCACCACCGCCAACCGGCCCGACCTGATCGAGCGCTGCGACCCCGCGACGCTCGACAAGAAGGACCGGGAGATGCTCTCCATCCTGGGCTGGTCCCCGGACCCGGAGGGCCACTCGTCCGGGCGATTTTGGCGCAGGAGCGAGGGCGTGGAACAATAG
- the lepB gene encoding signal peptidase I: MHSGNGFAAAGDGTPPGQPPRTDEGGGSGGAARRPEKQRSFWKELPILVGIALVLALLIKTFLVQAFSIPSDSMQNTLQQGDRVLVDKLTPWFGSKPERGEVVVFHDPGQWLAGEPTPEQNAVQKGLSWIGLMPSAEEKDLIKRVIGVGGDTVECEGSAPLKVNGKALDEPYVYPGNTPCSVDDQGGQFKVKVPKGYIWVMGDHRQNSRDSRYNQTDENHGMVPVKDVVGRAIVKAWPINRWGTLPIPDTFDQPGLDKQSSAAASLPYAPGAGAVALVVPVAVWRRRRAARPAAAEAAREA, encoded by the coding sequence GTGCACTCCGGGAACGGCTTCGCGGCGGCCGGTGACGGCACCCCGCCCGGGCAGCCCCCCCGGACCGACGAGGGCGGCGGCAGCGGCGGTGCCGCGCGCCGGCCGGAGAAGCAGCGCTCGTTCTGGAAGGAACTGCCGATCCTGGTCGGCATCGCGCTGGTGCTGGCCCTGCTGATCAAGACGTTCCTGGTGCAGGCGTTCTCGATCCCCTCCGACTCGATGCAGAACACCCTCCAGCAGGGTGACCGCGTCCTGGTGGACAAGCTCACCCCCTGGTTCGGCTCGAAGCCCGAGCGCGGCGAGGTCGTCGTCTTCCACGACCCCGGCCAGTGGCTGGCGGGCGAGCCGACGCCGGAGCAGAACGCGGTGCAGAAGGGGCTGAGCTGGATCGGCCTGATGCCGTCCGCCGAGGAGAAGGACCTGATCAAGCGTGTGATCGGGGTCGGCGGCGACACGGTCGAGTGCGAGGGCAGCGCCCCGCTGAAGGTCAACGGCAAGGCGCTGGACGAGCCGTACGTCTACCCCGGCAACACGCCGTGCAGCGTGGACGACCAGGGCGGCCAGTTCAAGGTCAAGGTGCCCAAGGGCTACATCTGGGTGATGGGCGACCACCGCCAGAACTCGCGGGACTCGCGGTACAACCAGACCGACGAGAACCACGGCATGGTGCCGGTCAAGGACGTCGTGGGACGCGCGATCGTGAAGGCGTGGCCCATCAACCGCTGGGGCACCCTGCCGATCCCGGACACCTTCGACCAGCCGGGCCTGGACAAGCAGAGCTCCGCCGCCGCCTCGCTGCCGTACGCGCCGGGCGCCGGAGCGGTCGCGCTCGTGGTGCCGGTCGCGGTGTGGCGTCGCCGCAGGGCGGCTCGTCCCGCCGCCGCGGAGGCCGCGCGCGAGGCGTGA
- the rpsP gene encoding 30S ribosomal protein S16: protein MAVKIKLKRLGKIRSPHYRIVVADSRTRRDGRAIEEIGKYHPTYNPSVMEVDADRVAYWLGVGAQPTEPVLAILKKTGDWQKFKGEPAPAPLLVAAPKAERPSFEGLGSDDDNKGEAITQKKKAEKKDEAAAESAESTEA, encoded by the coding sequence GTGGCAGTCAAGATCAAGCTGAAGCGTCTGGGCAAGATCCGTTCGCCTCACTACCGCATCGTCGTCGCCGACTCCCGTACCCGCCGTGACGGCCGGGCCATCGAGGAGATCGGCAAGTACCACCCGACGTACAACCCCTCGGTCATGGAGGTGGACGCCGACCGCGTCGCCTACTGGCTGGGTGTCGGTGCGCAGCCGACCGAGCCGGTGCTCGCCATTCTGAAGAAGACCGGCGACTGGCAGAAGTTCAAGGGCGAGCCGGCCCCCGCGCCGCTCCTCGTGGCCGCGCCGAAGGCCGAGCGTCCGTCGTTCGAGGGCCTCGGCTCCGACGACGACAACAAGGGTGAGGCCATCACCCAGAAGAAGAAGGCTGAGAAGAAGGACGAGGCGGCCGCTGAGTCCGCCGAGTCGACCGAGGCCTGA
- a CDS encoding IS481 family transposase, whose product MSHRNARLTVHGRRLLVERVRSGRPVAHVAAEMGISRPTAHKWIRRWHSEGESGLLDRSSRPRTTPHRTAAATEAQVCRLRQERKLGPARIGPVLGLPASTVHRILLRHGLNRLAFIDRPTGQVIRRYERARPGELVHVDVKKLGRIPDGGGHKVLGRQAGRARRNSVGFDYIHSAVDDHSRLAYSEVHADEKALTCADFLRRAAAFFAEHGITRIERVLTDNAWPYRKSFAWQQALADLGAAGKLTRIYRPQTNGKVERFNRTLLDEWAYQRLYTTNTERTEALTDFLHTYNHHRCHTALGGHPPINRVNNPAGQYT is encoded by the coding sequence GTGTCCCACCGTAATGCCCGGCTGACCGTTCACGGCAGGCGACTGCTCGTCGAACGTGTCCGCTCCGGCCGTCCCGTCGCGCATGTCGCCGCCGAGATGGGCATCTCCCGTCCCACAGCCCACAAGTGGATCCGGCGCTGGCACTCAGAGGGCGAGAGCGGACTCCTCGACCGCTCCAGCCGTCCCCGCACGACACCGCACCGGACCGCAGCCGCCACCGAGGCGCAGGTCTGCAGGCTGCGACAAGAGCGCAAGCTGGGCCCGGCACGCATCGGGCCGGTCCTGGGCCTGCCCGCCTCCACCGTGCACCGCATCCTGCTCCGGCACGGCCTGAACCGCCTGGCGTTCATCGACCGCCCCACCGGGCAGGTCATCCGCCGCTACGAACGCGCCCGTCCCGGCGAGCTGGTCCACGTCGACGTCAAGAAGCTCGGCCGCATCCCCGACGGCGGCGGCCACAAGGTGCTGGGCCGGCAGGCCGGCCGGGCCCGGCGCAACAGCGTGGGCTTCGACTACATCCATTCCGCCGTCGACGATCACTCCCGCCTGGCCTACAGCGAGGTCCACGCGGACGAGAAGGCCCTCACCTGCGCCGACTTCCTACGGCGGGCCGCAGCCTTCTTCGCCGAGCACGGCATCACCCGCATCGAGCGGGTCCTGACCGACAACGCCTGGCCCTACCGCAAGAGCTTCGCCTGGCAACAGGCACTGGCCGACCTCGGCGCGGCCGGCAAACTCACCCGCATCTACCGGCCGCAGACCAACGGCAAGGTCGAACGCTTCAACCGCACCCTGCTCGACGAATGGGCCTACCAGCGGCTCTACACCACCAACACCGAACGCACCGAAGCTCTGACAGACTTCCTCCACACCTACAACCACCACCGCTGCCACACCGCACTCGGCGGCCACCCACCCATCAACCGTGTGAACAACCCTGCGGGTCAATACACCTAG
- the lepB gene encoding signal peptidase I — protein sequence MGNRARPRGVTGAAADNPLPTGARRTSRPSAGRSRAERRKLQRKVKRKRRRSAVREIPLLLGVAVLIALVLKTFLVQAFVIPSGSMEQTIRIGDRVLVDKFTPWFGSRPARGDVVVFHDPGGWLTGEETPKKNDPVVVKQVKEGLTFIGLLPSDNEKDLIKRVIGVGGDRVKCCDAEGRVTVNGVPLTEGAYIYPGNAPSATSFDITVPKGRLWVMGDHRGNSADSRYHQNLAYGGTVSEESVVGRAMFIGWPFAHWTRLEQPKTFASVTDAASGASAAGAPSHRVAPYDPNGLTQLPTPAELPLVMGVVGLHRAWGRRRHRVRSWRGGCGGWRTVGARRRGAPRAPRGVRRLGPGRRRALRERLRGGR from the coding sequence ATGGGTAACCGGGCTAGGCCGCGCGGAGTCACCGGCGCGGCCGCCGACAATCCGCTGCCCACCGGCGCCCGCCGCACGTCCCGGCCGAGCGCCGGCCGTTCGCGGGCGGAGCGGCGCAAGCTCCAGCGCAAGGTGAAGCGCAAACGCAGACGTTCGGCGGTACGGGAGATCCCGCTGCTGCTAGGGGTCGCGGTGCTGATCGCGCTGGTGCTGAAGACCTTCCTGGTGCAGGCGTTCGTGATCCCGTCGGGCTCGATGGAGCAGACGATCCGGATCGGCGACCGGGTCCTGGTCGACAAGTTCACCCCCTGGTTCGGCTCCCGGCCGGCCCGTGGTGACGTGGTGGTGTTCCACGATCCGGGCGGCTGGCTGACCGGCGAGGAGACGCCGAAGAAGAACGACCCGGTCGTGGTCAAGCAGGTGAAGGAGGGGCTGACCTTCATCGGCCTGCTCCCCTCGGACAACGAGAAGGACCTGATCAAGCGGGTCATCGGGGTCGGCGGCGACCGGGTGAAGTGCTGCGACGCCGAGGGCCGGGTCACGGTCAACGGCGTCCCGCTCACCGAGGGCGCCTACATCTATCCCGGCAACGCCCCCTCCGCGACCTCCTTCGACATCACGGTGCCCAAGGGCCGCCTGTGGGTGATGGGCGACCACCGGGGCAACTCGGCCGACTCCCGCTATCACCAGAACCTCGCCTACGGCGGGACCGTCTCCGAGGAGTCGGTCGTCGGCCGGGCGATGTTCATCGGCTGGCCCTTCGCGCACTGGACGCGCCTGGAGCAACCTAAAACCTTCGCAAGCGTCACCGACGCGGCGTCCGGGGCGAGTGCGGCCGGTGCCCCGTCGCATAGGGTTGCCCCCTACGATCCGAACGGACTGACCCAGCTCCCGACCCCTGCGGAACTCCCGCTCGTTATGGGAGTGGTGGGCCTGCACCGTGCATGGGGCAGGCGGCGGCACAGAGTAAGGAGTTGGCGTGGGGGATGTGGCGGTTGGCGCACGGTCGGGGCACGACGGCGAGGAGCACCGCGGGCACCCCGTGGGGTCCGACGCCTCGGCCCCGGACGGCGCCGTGCACTCCGGGAACGGCTTCGCGGCGGCCGGTGA
- the rimM gene encoding ribosome maturation factor RimM (Essential for efficient processing of 16S rRNA) has protein sequence MQLVVARIGRAHGIKGEVTVEVRTDEPESRLAPGAVLATDPASSGPLTIATGRVHSGRLLLRFEGVNDRTGAEALRNTLLIADVDPEEMPEDEDEYYDHQLIDLDVVTEDGTEVGRITEISHLPSQDLFIVERPDGSEVLIPFVEEIVSEIDLDEQRAVITPPPGLIDDRAEIASARDEDEGA, from the coding sequence GTGCAGTTGGTAGTCGCACGCATCGGCCGTGCTCATGGCATCAAGGGTGAGGTCACCGTCGAGGTGCGGACCGACGAGCCGGAGTCCCGGCTCGCGCCGGGCGCCGTCCTGGCCACCGACCCGGCGTCCAGTGGGCCGCTCACCATCGCCACCGGCCGCGTGCACAGCGGCCGTCTCCTCCTGCGTTTCGAGGGCGTCAACGACCGCACCGGCGCCGAGGCGCTGCGCAACACGCTGCTGATCGCCGACGTCGATCCGGAGGAGATGCCGGAGGACGAGGACGAGTACTACGACCATCAGCTCATCGACCTCGACGTGGTCACCGAGGACGGCACGGAGGTGGGCCGGATCACGGAGATCTCCCACCTGCCCTCCCAGGACCTCTTCATCGTGGAGCGCCCGGACGGCAGCGAGGTACTGATCCCGTTCGTGGAGGAGATCGTCAGCGAGATCGACCTGGACGAGCAGCGCGCGGTCATCACGCCGCCGCCCGGCCTGATCGACGACCGCGCCGAGATCGCTTCCGCGCGCGACGAGGACGAGGGCGCATGA
- a CDS encoding DUF2469 domain-containing protein, whose amino-acid sequence MSAEDLEKYETEMELKLYREYRDVVGLFKYVIETERRFYLTNDYEMQVHSVQGEVFFEVSMADAWVWDMYRPARFVKQVRVLTFKDVNIEELNKSDLELPSG is encoded by the coding sequence ATGAGCGCCGAGGACCTCGAGAAGTACGAGACCGAGATGGAGCTGAAGCTCTACCGGGAGTACCGAGACGTCGTCGGTCTGTTCAAATACGTGATCGAGACGGAACGGCGCTTCTACCTCACCAACGACTACGAGATGCAGGTGCACTCGGTCCAGGGTGAGGTGTTCTTCGAGGTGTCGATGGCCGACGCCTGGGTGTGGGACATGTACCGCCCGGCACGGTTCGTCAAGCAGGTTCGGGTGTTGACGTTCAAGGACGTGAACATCGAGGAGCTGAACAAGAGCGATCTGGAGTTGCCGAGCGGGTGA
- the lepB gene encoding signal peptidase I produces MASAHGVESAGSRGGLGGKLSGVAVALGLLLFLAGFGWAAVTYRPYTVPTSSMTPTIDAGDRVLAQRVDGADVRRGDVVVFSDKTWVTGADVVKRVVAVGGDTVACCTDGKLSVNGKPVDEPYLPKGTPAEVKGFPTVTVPKGRLFLLGDERQGSLDSTAHLTDAAEGTVSSGAVHARVDSVVWPMRGMLARPAGFEALGTLSEPGPLPLIEVMIVAGAVLVLGGAAYGPIAARVGRSRARGSAEPVHAG; encoded by the coding sequence ATGGCAAGTGCCCACGGCGTGGAGTCCGCGGGGTCCAGGGGTGGCCTCGGCGGGAAACTGTCCGGCGTGGCGGTGGCCCTGGGCCTGCTGCTCTTCCTGGCCGGCTTCGGCTGGGCCGCGGTGACCTACCGGCCCTACACGGTGCCGACCAGCTCGATGACCCCGACCATCGACGCCGGGGACCGGGTGCTGGCCCAGCGGGTCGACGGCGCGGACGTGCGCCGGGGTGACGTGGTGGTGTTCAGCGACAAGACCTGGGTGACCGGTGCCGACGTGGTCAAGCGGGTGGTCGCGGTCGGTGGGGACACCGTCGCCTGCTGCACCGACGGCAAGCTGAGCGTCAACGGCAAGCCGGTCGACGAGCCCTATCTGCCCAAGGGCACCCCGGCCGAGGTCAAGGGCTTCCCGACGGTGACCGTGCCCAAGGGCCGCCTCTTCCTGCTCGGCGACGAACGCCAGGGCTCGCTGGACTCCACCGCCCACCTCACCGACGCCGCCGAGGGCACGGTGAGCAGCGGTGCGGTGCACGCCCGCGTGGACTCCGTGGTCTGGCCGATGCGGGGCATGCTGGCCCGGCCGGCCGGGTTCGAGGCGCTGGGCACGCTGTCGGAGCCGGGTCCGCTGCCGCTGATCGAGGTGATGATCGTCGCCGGCGCGGTGCTGGTCCTGGGAGGTGCCGCCTACGGTCCGATCGCGGCGCGCGTGGGCCGTTCCCGCGCCCGGGGCAGCGCGGAGCCCGTCCATGCGGGATGA
- the lepB gene encoding signal peptidase I: protein MDTEAQPAERDRSRPPGTPGTRGRSRFALAPLAERVPGGRFTLALLTCLVFLLLLSTFVVRPFEIPSGSMEPGLRVGDRVLVNKLAYRFGARPRRGDVVVFDGTDYFGHADYVKRVVGVGGDHVVCCDREGRTEVNGRPVDETGFLHPGDSPSDVPYDVVVPDGRLFLLGDHRARSSDSRDHLGSPGGGMVPVKDVVGRADWIAWPYGHWTRIERPRAYAHVPAAEAAHG, encoded by the coding sequence ATGGACACCGAAGCACAGCCCGCCGAACGCGACCGTTCCCGCCCACCCGGTACACCGGGTACGCGGGGCCGGTCGCGTTTCGCGTTGGCCCCGCTCGCCGAGCGCGTGCCGGGCGGCCGGTTCACCCTGGCCCTCCTCACCTGCCTCGTCTTCCTGCTGCTCCTGAGCACGTTCGTGGTGCGGCCGTTCGAGATTCCGAGCGGTTCCATGGAGCCCGGATTGAGGGTCGGGGACCGCGTACTCGTAAACAAGTTGGCGTACCGTTTCGGTGCCCGTCCGCGCCGCGGTGACGTGGTGGTGTTCGACGGGACCGACTACTTCGGGCACGCCGACTACGTCAAGCGCGTTGTAGGGGTGGGAGGCGACCATGTGGTCTGCTGCGACAGGGAGGGGAGGACCGAGGTGAACGGCCGCCCGGTCGACGAGACGGGATTCCTCCACCCGGGGGACAGCCCGTCCGACGTGCCCTATGACGTGGTGGTGCCCGACGGCCGCCTCTTCCTGCTCGGTGACCACCGTGCCCGCTCCAGCGACTCCCGTGACCACCTCGGCTCGCCCGGCGGCGGCATGGTCCCGGTGAAGGACGTGGTGGGCCGCGCCGACTGGATCGCCTGGCCGTACGGCCACTGGACGCGCATCGAGCGCCCCCGCGCCTACGCGCACGTACCTGCCGCGGAGGCCGCGCATGGGTAA
- the rplS gene encoding 50S ribosomal protein L19 — protein sequence MSHLLDTVDSASLRTDVPAFRPGDTVNVHVRVIEGNRSRVQQFKGVVIRRQGAGVRETFTVRKVSFSVGVERTFPVHTPIVEKIELVTRGDVRRAKLYYLRELRGKAAKIKEKRDN from the coding sequence ATGTCTCACCTGCTCGACACCGTCGACTCCGCGTCGCTGCGCACCGACGTCCCGGCCTTCCGCCCGGGTGACACCGTCAACGTGCACGTCCGCGTCATCGAGGGCAACCGCTCGCGTGTGCAGCAGTTCAAGGGCGTCGTGATCCGCCGCCAGGGTGCGGGCGTCCGCGAGACCTTCACGGTCCGCAAGGTCTCCTTCTCCGTCGGCGTGGAGCGTACCTTCCCGGTGCACACCCCGATCGTCGAGAAGATCGAGCTCGTCACCCGCGGTGACGTGCGCCGCGCCAAGCTGTACTACCTCCGTGAGCTGCGCGGCAAGGCCGCGAAGATCAAGGAGAAGCGCGACAACTGA
- a CDS encoding RNA-binding protein — MLEEALEHLVKGIVDNPDDVQVASRDLRRGRVLEVRVHPDDLGKVIGRNGRTARALRTVVGAIGGRGVRVDLVDVDHVR; from the coding sequence ATGCTCGAAGAGGCGCTTGAGCACCTCGTGAAGGGCATCGTCGACAACCCCGACGATGTGCAGGTCGCCTCGCGTGACCTGCGCCGCGGGCGCGTGCTGGAGGTCCGGGTGCATCCCGACGACCTCGGTAAGGTGATCGGCCGTAACGGCCGCACCGCGCGCGCTCTGCGTACCGTCGTGGGCGCCATCGGCGGCCGCGGTGTCCGTGTCGACCTCGTCGACGTGGACCACGTCCGCTGA
- a CDS encoding NUDIX hydrolase yields MRDEDTYTGGLRKVARVVLLDPADRVLLLHGHEPDNPADDWWFTPGGGLEGAETREEAALRELAEETGITEVDLGPVLWRRRCSFPFAGRRWDQDEWYYLARTSQTATAALGLTELERRSVSGARWWTCRELERAHETVYPTRLAGLLRTLLDEGPPATPVTLDTEIV; encoded by the coding sequence ATGCGGGATGAGGACACCTACACGGGCGGGCTGCGGAAGGTCGCCCGTGTGGTGCTGCTCGACCCCGCCGACCGCGTCCTGCTGCTGCACGGGCACGAGCCGGACAACCCGGCCGACGACTGGTGGTTCACCCCCGGCGGCGGGCTGGAGGGCGCCGAGACCCGTGAGGAGGCCGCGCTCCGCGAACTGGCCGAGGAGACCGGCATCACCGAGGTCGACCTGGGCCCGGTGCTGTGGCGCCGCCGGTGCTCCTTCCCGTTCGCCGGGCGCCGCTGGGACCAGGACGAGTGGTACTACCTGGCCCGTACGAGCCAGACGGCGACGGCCGCTCTGGGGCTGACCGAGCTGGAGCGGCGCAGCGTGTCCGGAGCGCGCTGGTGGACGTGCCGGGAACTAGAGCGGGCGCATGAGACGGTGTATCCGACCAGGCTCGCCGGGCTGCTGCGCACGCTGCTCGACGAGGGTCCCCCGGCCACACCCGTGACCCTCGACACGGAAATCGTCTGA
- the ffh gene encoding signal recognition particle protein, which produces MFDTLSDRLSATFKSLRGKGLLTEADVDATAREIRIALLEADVALPVVRSFIKNVKERALGAEVSRALNPAQQVLKIVNDELVTILGGETRRLRFAKQPPTVIMLAGLQGAGKTTLAGKLGRWLKEQGHSPLLVACDLQRPNAVNQLSVVAERAGVAVYAPEPGNGVGDPVKVAKDSIEFAKAKVHDIVIVDTAGRLGIDQEMMAQAADIRDAVSPDEILFVVDAMIGQDAVNTAEAFRDGVGFDGVVLSKLDGDARGGAALSIRQITGKPIMFASNGEKLDEFDAFHPDRMASRILDMGDLLTLIEQAEKTFSQEEAEKMASKLASKKGQDFTLDDFLSQMEQVRKMGSISKLLGMLPGMGQIKDQINNIDERDVDRTAAIIKSMTPAERTDPNIINGSRRARIAKGSGVEVSAVKSLVERFFEARKMMSRMAQGGGMPGMPGMPGMGGGPGRTKKQPKKAKGKQRSGNPMKRKQQELEEAQRREAAAQGGNALGLPQQGGQDFELPDEFKKFMG; this is translated from the coding sequence GTGTTCGATACTCTCTCCGACCGCCTGTCAGCGACTTTCAAGTCTCTCCGGGGCAAGGGTCTGCTGACCGAGGCGGACGTCGACGCCACGGCACGCGAGATCCGCATCGCGCTCCTCGAAGCGGACGTGGCCCTGCCTGTAGTCCGGTCGTTCATCAAGAACGTCAAGGAACGCGCGCTCGGCGCCGAGGTCTCCCGGGCGCTGAACCCGGCCCAGCAGGTGCTCAAGATCGTCAATGACGAGCTGGTCACCATCCTGGGCGGCGAGACCCGCCGCCTGCGCTTCGCCAAGCAGCCGCCGACCGTGATCATGCTGGCCGGTCTCCAGGGTGCCGGTAAGACCACGCTCGCGGGCAAGCTCGGCCGCTGGCTGAAGGAGCAGGGCCACTCCCCGCTCCTCGTCGCCTGCGACCTCCAGCGCCCCAACGCCGTCAACCAGCTCAGCGTCGTCGCCGAGCGCGCCGGTGTCGCGGTGTACGCCCCCGAGCCGGGCAACGGCGTCGGCGACCCGGTCAAGGTCGCCAAGGACTCCATCGAGTTCGCCAAGGCCAAGGTCCACGACATCGTGATCGTGGACACCGCCGGCCGCCTGGGCATCGACCAGGAGATGATGGCGCAGGCCGCGGACATCCGCGACGCCGTCTCCCCGGACGAGATCCTCTTCGTCGTCGACGCCATGATCGGCCAGGACGCGGTCAACACCGCCGAGGCGTTCCGCGACGGCGTCGGCTTCGACGGCGTGGTGCTCTCCAAGCTCGACGGTGACGCCCGTGGTGGTGCCGCCCTGTCGATCCGGCAGATCACCGGCAAGCCGATCATGTTCGCCTCCAACGGCGAGAAGCTGGACGAGTTCGACGCGTTCCACCCCGACCGGATGGCCTCCCGCATCCTCGACATGGGTGACCTGCTCACCCTGATCGAGCAGGCGGAGAAGACGTTCAGTCAGGAAGAGGCCGAGAAGATGGCCTCGAAGCTGGCGTCGAAGAAGGGCCAGGACTTCACCCTGGACGACTTCCTGTCCCAGATGGAGCAGGTCAGGAAGATGGGCAGCATCAGCAAGCTGCTCGGCATGCTCCCGGGCATGGGTCAGATCAAGGACCAGATCAACAACATCGACGAGCGGGACGTGGACCGCACGGCCGCCATCATCAAGTCGATGACCCCGGCCGAGCGCACCGACCCGAACATCATCAACGGCTCCCGCCGGGCCCGTATCGCCAAGGGTTCCGGTGTCGAGGTCAGCGCGGTGAAGAGCCTGGTCGAGCGGTTCTTCGAGGCGCGCAAGATGATGTCCCGCATGGCCCAGGGCGGCGGGATGCCGGGCATGCCGGGGATGCCGGGCATGGGCGGCGGCCCCGGCCGCACCAAGAAGCAGCCCAAGAAGGCCAAGGGCAAGCAGCGTTCGGGCAACCCGATGAAGCGCAAGCAGCAGGAGCTGGAGGAGGCCCAGCGCCGCGAGGCCGCCGCGCAGGGCGGCAACGCGCTCGGTCTGCCCCAGCAGGGCGGCCAGGACTTCGAACTCCCCGACGAGTTCAAGAAGTTCATGGGCTGA